A window of Microbacterium luteolum contains these coding sequences:
- a CDS encoding VOC family protein has product MPDLNPYLSFRTDAREALEFYQSVLGGVLDISVFGDFPDMVQDPSQNDLVMHGQLTTPEGLVLMASDTPSGMTYEKPQGISVSLSGNTQQVTQQVWDRLSDGATITVPLDVPPWGGTFGMLVDRFGIAWMLHGNPE; this is encoded by the coding sequence ATGCCCGATCTCAACCCGTATCTCTCCTTCCGCACCGACGCGCGGGAGGCGCTCGAGTTCTATCAGAGCGTCCTCGGCGGTGTGCTCGACATCAGCGTCTTCGGGGACTTCCCCGACATGGTGCAGGATCCGAGCCAGAACGACCTGGTGATGCACGGACAGCTGACGACACCCGAGGGCCTGGTCCTGATGGCCTCGGACACCCCCTCCGGCATGACCTACGAGAAGCCGCAGGGCATCTCGGTGTCGCTCAGCGGCAACACCCAGCAGGTCACGCAACAGGTGTGGGACAGGCTGTCCGACGGCGCGACGATCACCGTGCCGCTGGACGTCCCGCCGTGGGGCGGGACCTTCGGCATGCTCGTCGACCGGTTCGGCATCGCCTGGATGCTGCACGGCAAC